Proteins found in one Micropterus dolomieu isolate WLL.071019.BEF.003 ecotype Adirondacks linkage group LG10, ASM2129224v1, whole genome shotgun sequence genomic segment:
- the pgm3 gene encoding phosphoacetylglucosamine mutase isoform X2 translates to MAQFQEVSKQSSLHPKPAGLVLQYGTAGFRTNAKHLDHIMFRMGLLAALRSKKTKATIGVMVTASHNPEEDNGVKLIDPMGEMVTLTWEGYATQLANAEQDDLLTALTDIIEKEAINMSHEANVFVGKDTRSSSGSLSQAVLDGVSALGGHRKDYGLVTTPQLHYMVCCQNTQGKYGEATEEGYYNKLCQAFIQLTKNASNCTDDQKHLSIDGANGIGALKVRRMESHLKKELHISLFNDGSKGKLNHQCGADFVKVQQKPPTGIQMNPGERGCSFDGDADRVVYYYTDSEGQFHLLDGDKIATLISTFLKELLTQASLDLKIAVVQTAYANGSSTRYLEDTMKVIVRCTKTGVKHLHHAAQEFDIGVYFEANGHGTVLFSEAAEEKIQQLAKNPSADDERKRAALLLQNTTNVINQTVGDAISDMLLIEAILAIKGMTIQQWDAIYSDLPNRQLKVKVLDRRVIDTTDAERRAVSPAGLQEAIDSLVKQYRQARSFVRPSGTEDVVRVYAEAETQESADDLAHEVSLAVYRLAGGVGGEPKLLH, encoded by the exons ATGGCCCAGTTTCAGGAGGTATCAAAGCAGTCCAGTCTGCACCCTAAGCCTGCAGGGTTGGTTTTGCAGTATGGCACAGCCGGTTTCAGGACCAACGCCAAACATCTGGACCACATCATGTTCAGGATGGGACTACTGGCCGCTCTCCGCTCCAAAAAGACCAAAGCCACCATCGGAGTCATGGTCACTGCATCACACAACCCCGAG GAGGACAACGGGGTGAAGCTGATTGACCCCATGGGGGAGATGGTAACATTGACGTGGGAGGGCTATGCGACCCAGCTGGCCAATGCTGAGCAGGACGATTTGCTCACTGCTCTGACGGACATTATAGAGAAGGAAGCCATAAACATGAGCCATGAAGCTAATGTGTTTGTCGGCAAAGACACCAG AAGCAGCAGTGGCAGCCTTTCACAGGCTGTATTGGATGGAGTGTCTGCACTCGGTGGTCACAGAAAAG ACTATGGTTTGGTGACCACCCCACAGCTGCACTACATGGTTTGCTGTCAGAACACACAGGGTAAATATGGAGAAGCCACAGAGGAAGGATATTATAACAAACTCTGCCAAGCTTTCATTCAGCTCACGAAGAAT GCGTCCAATTGTACAGATGACCAGAAGCACCTCTCTATCGATGGTGCTAACGGTATTGGGGCTCTAAAGGTGCGGAGGATGGAGAGTCACCTGAAGAAGGAGCTGCATATATCCCTGTTCAACGACGGCAGCAAAGGGAAGCTCAACCACCAGTGTGGGGCTGACTTTGTCAAAGTGCAGCAAAAACCTCCAACAG GCATTCAGATGAACCCAGGGGAGCGTGGCTGCTCCTTTGATGGGGATGCTGACCGAGTAGTTTACTACTACACTGACTCTGAGGGACAGTTTCACCTGCTGGACGGAGACAAAATCGCCACTCTCATCAGCACCTTCCTTAAAGAGCTGCTCACACAG GCTAGTCTAGACTTGAAGATAGCAGTGGTGCAAACCGCTTACGCTAATGGAAGTTCAACACGCTATCTGGAAGACACTAtgaag GTAATAGTGAGGTGTACTAAAACTGGAGTGAAGCACCTTCATCATGCAGCCCAGGAGTTTGATATCGGTGTGTACTTTGAGGCCAATGGTCATGGAACT GTGTTGTTCAGTGAGGCAGCTGAAGAGAAGATCCAGCAGCTAGCCAAGAACCCCAGCGCCGACGACGAGAGGAAGAGAGCGGCTCTCTTGCTGCAGAACACTACAAACGTGATCAACCAG ACTGTAGGTGATGCCATTTCTGACATGCTGCTGATTGAAGCCATATTAGCCATCAAGGGTATGACTATCCAGCAGTGGGACGCCATCTACAGCGACCTGCCAAACAGGCAGCTCAAAGTCAAG GTGTTGGATCGTAGGGTGATTGACACAACAGATGCAGAGAGACGGGCGGTTAGCCCTGCAGGACTGCAAGAGGCCATCGACAGTTTAGTGAAGCAGTACAGACAGGCCCGCTCCTTCGTGAGACCCTCCGGCACAGAGGACGTGGTGAGAGTTTACGCCGAGGCAGAAACACAG gAGAGCGCCGATGACCTGGCACATGAAGTGAGCCTTGCAGTTTATCGTCTGGCTGGGGGAGTCGGGGGTGAACCTAAGCTGTTGCACTAG
- the LOC123978069 gene encoding clathrin coat assembly protein AP180-like isoform X1 has product MSGQTLTDRIAAAQYQLTGSDMARAVCKATTHEVMAPKKKHLEYLVSATNTTNVNIPQMADTLFERATNASWVVVFKALVTSHHMCVHGNERFIQYLASRTSLFNLSNFIDKTGSHGYDMSTFIRRYGRYLNEKAFAYRQMAFDFTRVKKGADGVMRTMTTEKLLKGMPVLQTQIDTLLEFDVHPKELNNGIINAAFLLLFKDLVKLFASYNDGIINLLEKYFKMKKSDCKEALEIYKRFLTRVTKIGEFMKLAETVGVDKNDIPDINYAPSSILESLETHMNGLEDTKGGKKGEGSPTKGSPTNNVSPTSTPAKSSNAVPTLQPPPGESAAAAAAPEPAEDSLLDLDPLSSSGPSGQSAAPTSWGDLLGSADVFSSPAPILSSAPPPKTDTGAIMSLFGA; this is encoded by the exons ATGTCGGGGCAAACGCTCACGGATCGCATTGCCGCTGCGCAATACCAGCTAACGGGATCAGATATGGCCCGGGCTGTCTGCAAAGCCACCACTCACGAAGTGATGGCGCCCAAGAAAAAGCACCTGGAGT ACCTGGTGTCAGCCACCAATACCACCAACGTGAACATCCCGCAAATGGCTGACACACTGTTTGAGCGAGCCACCAATGCCAGCTGGGTGGTCGTCTTCAAGGCCCTCGTCACCAGTCATCACATGTGTGTCCACGGCAATGAG aGGTTCATTCAGTACTTGGCCTCCAGGACATCCTTGTTCAACCTCAGTAATTTTATCGACAAAACCGGCTCTCACG GCTATGACATGTCTACATTCATCAGACGGTATGGACGATACCTGAACGAGAAAGCCTTCGCCTACCGCCAGATGGCTTTTGATTTCACCAGAGTCAAGAAGGG TGCTGATGGTGTGATGAGGACCATGACCACTGAGAAGCTGTTGAAAGGCATGCCTGTTCTGCAGACTCAGATTGACACACTCCTGGAGTTCGAT GTTCATCCCAAGGAGCTGAACAACGGGATCATCAATGCTGCATTTCTGCTTCTCTTCAAGGACCTGGTCAAACTGTTTGCATCCTACAATGACGGAATCATCAACTTATTAG AGAAATACTTCAAGATGAAGAAGAGTGACTGTAAGGAGGCCTTGGAGATCTACAAGAGGTTCCTGACCAGGGTGACAAAGATTGGAGAATTCATGAAGCTGGCCGAG ACAGTTGGAGTTGACAAAAACGACATCCCTGACATCAACTAC GCTCCCAGCAGTATCCTGGAGAGTCTGGAAACACACATGAACGGTCTGGAGGACACAAAGGGTGGAAAGAAGGG TGAAGG GTCTCCAACAAAG GGGTCTCCGACAAACAATGTGTCCCCAACATCAACCCCAGCCAAATCTTCAAACGCTGTTCCCACACTGCAGCCTCCTCCTGGGGagagtgctgctgctgccgctgctccTGAGCCAGCTGAAGA TTCCTTGTTGGACCTGGATCCACTGTCTTCCTCGGGTCCCTCGGGACAATCAGCTGCCCCCACGTCTTGGGGAG ATCTTCTTGGATCAG CGGATGTGTTCAGCTCCCCTGCCCCCATCCTCTCCTCCGCACCCCCACCCAAAACTGACACGGGAGCCATCATGAGCCTGTTTGGTG CGTGA
- the LOC123978069 gene encoding clathrin coat assembly protein AP180-like isoform X2 — protein MSGQTLTDRIAAAQYQLTGSDMARAVCKATTHEVMAPKKKHLEYLVSATNTTNVNIPQMADTLFERATNASWVVVFKALVTSHHMCVHGNERFIQYLASRTSLFNLSNFIDKTGSHGYDMSTFIRRYGRYLNEKAFAYRQMAFDFTRVKKGADGVMRTMTTEKLLKGMPVLQTQIDTLLEFDVHPKELNNGIINAAFLLLFKDLVKLFASYNDGIINLLEKYFKMKKSDCKEALEIYKRFLTRVTKIGEFMKLAETVGVDKNDIPDINYAPSSILESLETHMNGLEDTKGGKKGEGSPTKGSPTNNVSPTSTPAKSSNAVPTLQPPPGESAAAAAAPEPAEDSLLDLDPLSSSGPSGQSAAPTSWGDLLGSA, from the exons ATGTCGGGGCAAACGCTCACGGATCGCATTGCCGCTGCGCAATACCAGCTAACGGGATCAGATATGGCCCGGGCTGTCTGCAAAGCCACCACTCACGAAGTGATGGCGCCCAAGAAAAAGCACCTGGAGT ACCTGGTGTCAGCCACCAATACCACCAACGTGAACATCCCGCAAATGGCTGACACACTGTTTGAGCGAGCCACCAATGCCAGCTGGGTGGTCGTCTTCAAGGCCCTCGTCACCAGTCATCACATGTGTGTCCACGGCAATGAG aGGTTCATTCAGTACTTGGCCTCCAGGACATCCTTGTTCAACCTCAGTAATTTTATCGACAAAACCGGCTCTCACG GCTATGACATGTCTACATTCATCAGACGGTATGGACGATACCTGAACGAGAAAGCCTTCGCCTACCGCCAGATGGCTTTTGATTTCACCAGAGTCAAGAAGGG TGCTGATGGTGTGATGAGGACCATGACCACTGAGAAGCTGTTGAAAGGCATGCCTGTTCTGCAGACTCAGATTGACACACTCCTGGAGTTCGAT GTTCATCCCAAGGAGCTGAACAACGGGATCATCAATGCTGCATTTCTGCTTCTCTTCAAGGACCTGGTCAAACTGTTTGCATCCTACAATGACGGAATCATCAACTTATTAG AGAAATACTTCAAGATGAAGAAGAGTGACTGTAAGGAGGCCTTGGAGATCTACAAGAGGTTCCTGACCAGGGTGACAAAGATTGGAGAATTCATGAAGCTGGCCGAG ACAGTTGGAGTTGACAAAAACGACATCCCTGACATCAACTAC GCTCCCAGCAGTATCCTGGAGAGTCTGGAAACACACATGAACGGTCTGGAGGACACAAAGGGTGGAAAGAAGGG TGAAGG GTCTCCAACAAAG GGGTCTCCGACAAACAATGTGTCCCCAACATCAACCCCAGCCAAATCTTCAAACGCTGTTCCCACACTGCAGCCTCCTCCTGGGGagagtgctgctgctgccgctgctccTGAGCCAGCTGAAGA TTCCTTGTTGGACCTGGATCCACTGTCTTCCTCGGGTCCCTCGGGACAATCAGCTGCCCCCACGTCTTGGGGAG ATCTTCTTGGATCAG CGTGA
- the pgm3 gene encoding phosphoacetylglucosamine mutase isoform X1 has protein sequence MSGGTGETGNASLTALHYESSTKQHMMAQFQEVSKQSSLHPKPAGLVLQYGTAGFRTNAKHLDHIMFRMGLLAALRSKKTKATIGVMVTASHNPEEDNGVKLIDPMGEMVTLTWEGYATQLANAEQDDLLTALTDIIEKEAINMSHEANVFVGKDTRSSSGSLSQAVLDGVSALGGHRKDYGLVTTPQLHYMVCCQNTQGKYGEATEEGYYNKLCQAFIQLTKNASNCTDDQKHLSIDGANGIGALKVRRMESHLKKELHISLFNDGSKGKLNHQCGADFVKVQQKPPTGIQMNPGERGCSFDGDADRVVYYYTDSEGQFHLLDGDKIATLISTFLKELLTQASLDLKIAVVQTAYANGSSTRYLEDTMKVIVRCTKTGVKHLHHAAQEFDIGVYFEANGHGTVLFSEAAEEKIQQLAKNPSADDERKRAALLLQNTTNVINQTVGDAISDMLLIEAILAIKGMTIQQWDAIYSDLPNRQLKVKVLDRRVIDTTDAERRAVSPAGLQEAIDSLVKQYRQARSFVRPSGTEDVVRVYAEAETQESADDLAHEVSLAVYRLAGGVGGEPKLLH, from the exons ATGAGTGGAGGAACCGGAGAAACAGGAAACGCTTCATTGACTGCACTTCATTACGAATCATccacaaaacaacaca TGATGGCCCAGTTTCAGGAGGTATCAAAGCAGTCCAGTCTGCACCCTAAGCCTGCAGGGTTGGTTTTGCAGTATGGCACAGCCGGTTTCAGGACCAACGCCAAACATCTGGACCACATCATGTTCAGGATGGGACTACTGGCCGCTCTCCGCTCCAAAAAGACCAAAGCCACCATCGGAGTCATGGTCACTGCATCACACAACCCCGAG GAGGACAACGGGGTGAAGCTGATTGACCCCATGGGGGAGATGGTAACATTGACGTGGGAGGGCTATGCGACCCAGCTGGCCAATGCTGAGCAGGACGATTTGCTCACTGCTCTGACGGACATTATAGAGAAGGAAGCCATAAACATGAGCCATGAAGCTAATGTGTTTGTCGGCAAAGACACCAG AAGCAGCAGTGGCAGCCTTTCACAGGCTGTATTGGATGGAGTGTCTGCACTCGGTGGTCACAGAAAAG ACTATGGTTTGGTGACCACCCCACAGCTGCACTACATGGTTTGCTGTCAGAACACACAGGGTAAATATGGAGAAGCCACAGAGGAAGGATATTATAACAAACTCTGCCAAGCTTTCATTCAGCTCACGAAGAAT GCGTCCAATTGTACAGATGACCAGAAGCACCTCTCTATCGATGGTGCTAACGGTATTGGGGCTCTAAAGGTGCGGAGGATGGAGAGTCACCTGAAGAAGGAGCTGCATATATCCCTGTTCAACGACGGCAGCAAAGGGAAGCTCAACCACCAGTGTGGGGCTGACTTTGTCAAAGTGCAGCAAAAACCTCCAACAG GCATTCAGATGAACCCAGGGGAGCGTGGCTGCTCCTTTGATGGGGATGCTGACCGAGTAGTTTACTACTACACTGACTCTGAGGGACAGTTTCACCTGCTGGACGGAGACAAAATCGCCACTCTCATCAGCACCTTCCTTAAAGAGCTGCTCACACAG GCTAGTCTAGACTTGAAGATAGCAGTGGTGCAAACCGCTTACGCTAATGGAAGTTCAACACGCTATCTGGAAGACACTAtgaag GTAATAGTGAGGTGTACTAAAACTGGAGTGAAGCACCTTCATCATGCAGCCCAGGAGTTTGATATCGGTGTGTACTTTGAGGCCAATGGTCATGGAACT GTGTTGTTCAGTGAGGCAGCTGAAGAGAAGATCCAGCAGCTAGCCAAGAACCCCAGCGCCGACGACGAGAGGAAGAGAGCGGCTCTCTTGCTGCAGAACACTACAAACGTGATCAACCAG ACTGTAGGTGATGCCATTTCTGACATGCTGCTGATTGAAGCCATATTAGCCATCAAGGGTATGACTATCCAGCAGTGGGACGCCATCTACAGCGACCTGCCAAACAGGCAGCTCAAAGTCAAG GTGTTGGATCGTAGGGTGATTGACACAACAGATGCAGAGAGACGGGCGGTTAGCCCTGCAGGACTGCAAGAGGCCATCGACAGTTTAGTGAAGCAGTACAGACAGGCCCGCTCCTTCGTGAGACCCTCCGGCACAGAGGACGTGGTGAGAGTTTACGCCGAGGCAGAAACACAG gAGAGCGCCGATGACCTGGCACATGAAGTGAGCCTTGCAGTTTATCGTCTGGCTGGGGGAGTCGGGGGTGAACCTAAGCTGTTGCACTAG